A portion of the Girardinichthys multiradiatus isolate DD_20200921_A chromosome 23, DD_fGirMul_XY1, whole genome shotgun sequence genome contains these proteins:
- the mxd3 gene encoding max dimerization protein 3 isoform X2, producing MFKAEHGYASPPPLSPGNSEEGSKLKSRKISAAGGKRTVHNELEKNRRAQLRHCLEELKKHVPVSSDSMRNTTLNLLRQAQLHIKKLQEQDERAEQLKDRLRWEQRELRVRLEQLQRGTERMRNNSQGSTMSSERSDSDREDVEVDVESIMFDCVDSDGLSIAHMDADHSYSSLDRSWL from the exons AGGCCGAACATGGATATGCTTCCCCCCCGCCTCTCAGTCCGGGTAACTCTGAGGAAGGAAGCAAACTGAAAAGTAGGAAGATTTCCGCTGCTGGTGGCAAAAG GACAGTTCACAATGAGCTGGAGAAAAACAG GCGAGCTCAGCTGAGGCACTgcttggaggagctgaagaagcATGTTCCAGTCTCTTCAGACTCCATGAGGAACACCACCCTGAACCTGCTGAGACAAGCTCAGCTTCACATAAAG AAGCTGCAGGAGCAGGACGAGCGTGCGGAGCAACTGAAGGACCGCCTTCGCTGGGAGCAGAGGGAGCTGCGTGTTCGGctggagcagctgcagaggGGAACAGAGAGGATGAGGAACAATAGCCAGGGGTCCACCATGTCCTCGGAGAGGTCAGACTCAGACAGAG AAGACGTGGAGGTGGACGTGGAAAGCATCATGTTTGACTGCGTGGACTCTGACGGGCTGAGTATTGCACACATGGACGCAGACCACAGTTACTCCAGCTTGGACAGGTCCTGGCTATGA